From a region of the Candidatus Zymogenaceae bacterium genome:
- a CDS encoding rubrerythrin family protein gives MDLKGSKTERNLLTSFAGESQARNRYTYFASQARKEGYVQIADIFAETADQEKEHAKRFFKFLKGGEVAVDAEVLFPAGVIGTTEENLRAAAMGEHHEHTEMYPGYAKVAREEGFEEIAKVFEAVSVAEKQHEKRYLDLAENIKNGRVFSRKQKVVWRCRNCGYLHEGNDAPKACPACAHPQAYFELLGENW, from the coding sequence ATGGATCTGAAGGGATCAAAAACCGAGAGGAACCTGTTAACCTCATTCGCCGGCGAATCCCAGGCGCGAAACCGTTACACGTACTTCGCCAGCCAGGCACGAAAGGAAGGATACGTGCAGATCGCCGATATCTTCGCCGAGACCGCCGACCAGGAAAAGGAGCACGCAAAGCGCTTCTTCAAGTTCCTCAAGGGGGGTGAGGTTGCGGTGGATGCAGAGGTATTGTTCCCCGCCGGAGTCATCGGAACCACCGAGGAAAACCTCAGGGCGGCGGCCATGGGCGAGCACCACGAGCACACAGAAATGTATCCCGGGTATGCGAAGGTCGCCCGGGAGGAGGGATTTGAGGAAATCGCAAAGGTGTTCGAGGCCGTGTCCGTGGCGGAGAAACAGCATGAGAAGCGCTATCTGGATCTGGCCGAGAATATTAAGAACGGCCGCGTCTTTTCGAGAAAACAAAAGGTCGTGTGGCGCTGTCGAAATTGCGGCTACCTCCACGAGGGGAACGACGCACCAAAGGCGTGCCCGGCGTGTGCACATCCCCAGGCGTACTTCGAGCTGCTGGGAGAGAACTGGTAG